In Pseudohongiella acticola, the sequence AACGCAGCCAGGGTGTCGTCGACAAATCCCGACTCGTTTAGTGTATCGGTATGAATGGCGACCTGAACATCATAGTAGTCAGCCACATTCAGGCAGTTATTGATGGATGCCGGCGTTGTTCCCCAGTCTTCATGCAACTTGAGACCGCAAGCGCCTGCCAGCAACTGCTCAATCAAAGGTTCGGGCAGACTGCCGTTGCCCTTGCCCAGAAAGCCGAAGTTCATTGGCATGGCATCTGTGGCCTGCAGCATTTTGCCCATATTCCAGATGCCAGGAGTGCAGGTCGTGGCTTTGGTGCCGGTGGCCGGCCCGGTGCCACCGCCCAGCATGGTAGTGATGCCAGACATGGTCGCCTCTTCCACTTGCTGGGGGCAGATAAAATGAATATGTGAATCGATACCGCCGGCCGTCAGTATTTCACCCTCACCGGCAATAATCTCGGTACCTGGGCCAATAATGATGGTGACGCCATCCTGCACATCCGGATTTCCCGCTTTACCTATAGCGATAATGCGGCCATGTTTGATACCAACATCGGCTTTAACGACACCCCAATGGTCGAGTATCAGCGCGTTGGTGATGACAACATCCATGCTCTGCGCGTCGCCCCGCTGGCTTTGACCCATGCCGTCACGAATGACCTTGCCGCCACCGAATTTGACTTCATCACCATAGCGCGTGAAATCCTTTTCCACCTGCAACCAGAGGTCCGTGTCAGCCAGACGCACGCGATCACCCGTGGTCGGTCCGAACATTTGCGCGTACGTCGCGCGATCCATACTTGCCACTATAGAATCTCCCGCTTCAAGTCCGATCTAGTCCAGGGGGCCCATAACATCACCACGAAAGCCAAACACTCTGCGGTCACCTGCATACGCTACCAGTTCGACTTCACGGCTTTGTCCCGGTTCGAAACGAACAGCAGTGCCTGCTGCGATATTAAGGTGGAAACCACGCACTCGACTGCGGTCAAGGCGCAAGGCGGGATTGACCTCGGCAAAATGATAATGCGAACCGATCTGTACTGGCCTGTCACCTGTATTTACAACAGATACTGTGATTGTTTCTCTGCCAGCATTGAGTTCAATGACATCGGTTGCGGTTCGAACCTCGCCTGGAACCAGGTAATTTTGGGTCTCACTATTACTCATGGTTTTTGCCTGATGAATACATATAAAGTTGGCCTCACCTGTTTACTCATATCTAGTTGATCGGATCATGAACAGTCACCAGCTTGGTGCCATCAGGAAACGTCGCTTCTACCTGAACCTCGGGAATCATGCTGGCAACTCCATCCATGACCTGATCGATAGACAATATTTCTTTCCCGTAACTCATCAGTTCCGCAACAGAGCGACCGTCGCGCGCACCTTCCATGATCTCCATGGAAATCAGTGCCACCGCTTCCGGGTAATTGAGTTTCAATCCTCGCGCCAGTCTGCGTTCGGCCAGCAGCGCAGCGGTGAAAAGCAGCAGTTTGTCTTTCTCTCTGGGCAGTAGTTCCATGCTGTTACTAATAGGTCCCGTCGGTTTATGTTGGCTTAATGATGTTATGCATTTTTCTTGCCACTGTATGAAACCACACAGCTATGTTGCCCATATGCGCGGCGGGCACATTTTACTGCCGGTCAAGAACGGGCGCACAACCTGCCAGAACCCGATAAACACCCGCCGGGCTTCTTCGGAGCTGTGCCCCAGATAACGCCCGATAAGGAAGCCGTTCATAAGAGTGACATTGGCCTGACCTGCATGACTGAGTGTCGACAGCGTGTCACGCAGGTTGCTCATTAGTGCTTGCAGGCTAGCCTCATCAGGATGTCCGGGAAACGGCCCGGCGACAAAAACACCACTCACGGGACAGGCGTTCATGCCCACGCTTGCTGCTATCAGGTCGAAAGATGCCTCATTTAGGTGCAGGTTCTCCAGCAACACCGGCATGCCCTCCATGCGGATAATTAGTCGCTGATGCAGCTCACCATGTGTGAACGGCAGATCGCTGACGGGCAACCCAAGGCAGCATATCTCCCAACCCAGATAGGTACTGCCGGCGCTCATATTGACTGTGGTATCGGTGCGGCCATAGGCACCCGGGAACACAATCATTTCCTGCGGAAGCCACTCCAGCACCGCATTCGCTGCCAGTTCGAATACCTGACTCTGCTGTTGCAAACGACGATCGCCACGAGCGCGGTAGATACGGCCAGCTCCCGGCGTTGTCACCAGCACCCGTGTGCCCTTCTGCAAATCAAGATCGATCGTGAGTCGGTCTCCCGACACCAGACCTCCCGGCGGATGCAAAAGATAGATATGCGCGATACCAGTACCTTCGGGATAAAAAGGTTTCTGCACATACAGGGGGCCCTGATGTATACAGCTGGTCAGGCGACAACCACGCGCCCGCTGCCTGAATGTCAGCGCCAGGCTGGCGTGCCACTCACTTCCCGATGCCGTCTCGGCAATCGGTTCAGCCAGCACGGCACTCATACCGCGAGGTGACGCCTGATGAG encodes:
- a CDS encoding urease subunit gamma → MELLPREKDKLLLFTAALLAERRLARGLKLNYPEAVALISMEIMEGARDGRSVAELMSYGKEILSIDQVMDGVASMIPEVQVEATFPDGTKLVTVHDPIN
- a CDS encoding urease accessory protein UreD, with product MSAVLAEPIAETASGSEWHASLALTFRQRARGCRLTSCIHQGPLYVQKPFYPEGTGIAHIYLLHPPGGLVSGDRLTIDLDLQKGTRVLVTTPGAGRIYRARGDRRLQQQSQVFELAANAVLEWLPQEMIVFPGAYGRTDTTVNMSAGSTYLGWEICCLGLPVSDLPFTHGELHQRLIIRMEGMPVLLENLHLNEASFDLIAASVGMNACPVSGVFVAGPFPGHPDEASLQALMSNLRDTLSTLSHAGQANVTLMNGFLIGRYLGHSSEEARRVFIGFWQVVRPFLTGSKMCPPRIWAT
- a CDS encoding urease subunit beta, yielding MVPGEVRTATDVIELNAGRETITVSVVNTGDRPVQIGSHYHFAEVNPALRLDRSRVRGFHLNIAAGTAVRFEPGQSREVELVAYAGDRRVFGFRGDVMGPLD